A single genomic interval of Brevibacillus brevis harbors:
- a CDS encoding chemotaxis protein CheX encodes MIVQYLDPFLESASSVIQQVCNVDISRGELAEREWSHVEGHTWIRIGMTGQFQGEVFFGLQEELALRIVSAMMGGYPVQEMDELGKSAISELGNMISGNASTLLSNRGVIVDITPPLFLHQHDLKDMAGTALTAPLDLHDMGRLDIQIIVIR; translated from the coding sequence ATGATAGTCCAGTACCTTGATCCATTTCTTGAATCAGCTTCGTCCGTGATTCAACAAGTATGCAATGTCGACATTTCGCGTGGAGAGTTAGCTGAGAGAGAATGGAGCCATGTAGAAGGCCATACATGGATTCGAATCGGAATGACAGGTCAATTTCAAGGTGAGGTCTTTTTCGGTCTGCAAGAGGAATTGGCTTTGCGCATTGTCTCGGCCATGATGGGTGGCTATCCCGTGCAAGAGATGGATGAGCTCGGAAAAAGTGCAATTTCAGAGTTGGGGAACATGATTTCCGGGAATGCGAGTACGCTTTTGTCCAATCGAGGTGTTATTGTAGACATTACCCCACCCTTATTTTTACACCAGCATGACTTGAAAGACATGGCAGGGACAGCATTGACTGCACCGCTCGATCTTCATGACATGGGCAGACTGGATATTCAAATTATTGTGATAAGATAG
- a CDS encoding ABC transporter transmembrane domain-containing protein yields MLFVIKNLFGYIRPYKLLSSLFFLTLALDLLFLSLAPLSFQMIIDRAIVPKDMHVFSVIMIVLAISGFICVSAGMISDYVLAKLNARVQNDLRQKLFAHMQYLPVSYFHKTRSGELVSYFSVDLPVIDRSLAILFTTGIQSLAVVTISTMVLFYLEWVMALCILVGAILIFTGPYLLGRRAHAINAAYKEQLAAMTNDVQENTKAQMVIKGFNLQDVMIDKFNERLKLLLVSNFRKNLMAAKLERIPALCLLLINFTIIGFGSYLALTGRISVGSLVAFFTMYTSMGNAVFNLTFTLPLITDAQVSMERIQKVLNEPSEKVDHTTAEQPDLRLTEVSIKNVAFGYQENQLSINQVSMQIPARTKVAIVGSSGSGKSTIVQLLLGFYQPSSGQIEINGTKLDECNRGAFRNHVGVVFQDNFLFHGTIAENIRLGKLDATYEELRMAAQQAEIHDFIMSLPDKYETLVLDGGSNLSGGQRQRLAIARAILRNPSLLILDEATSALDPISEASINKTFAKLSNDRTVITVTHRLSTITDMDQIFVLEQGELVEHGTHFQLLQKRGYYRRLWDKQSALSRPEGGMDVPGVDVPDMLHLFQSETFTAGQTIIREGEAAEKFHLLARGKVEVSQTSAESDEQIRLAILEDGDHFGETDQTGALQTTTVTALTSCVVLTLPLKVFQYIRSQHSAIGKNVQQPIR; encoded by the coding sequence ATGCTGTTCGTCATCAAAAACCTGTTTGGCTACATACGCCCCTATAAGCTCCTGAGTTCCCTTTTTTTCCTCACGCTTGCACTCGATCTACTTTTTTTATCCTTGGCACCTCTCAGTTTCCAGATGATCATTGACAGAGCGATTGTTCCCAAAGATATGCACGTCTTCTCCGTTATCATGATCGTATTGGCGATTAGCGGGTTTATCTGTGTCAGTGCTGGAATGATCAGTGATTATGTGCTGGCAAAACTAAACGCACGTGTGCAAAATGATTTGCGGCAAAAATTGTTTGCGCATATGCAGTATTTGCCGGTCAGCTATTTCCACAAAACGCGTTCGGGTGAACTGGTCTCTTACTTTTCAGTGGATTTGCCTGTCATTGACAGATCGTTGGCTATTCTCTTCACGACGGGTATTCAGTCATTGGCGGTCGTGACGATTAGTACGATGGTGTTGTTTTATTTGGAATGGGTGATGGCGCTGTGTATCTTGGTGGGAGCAATCTTGATTTTTACAGGTCCTTATTTGCTTGGCCGACGTGCCCACGCAATCAATGCCGCATACAAAGAGCAGCTCGCTGCAATGACGAATGATGTCCAGGAAAATACGAAAGCGCAAATGGTCATCAAGGGCTTCAACCTGCAAGATGTCATGATCGATAAATTCAATGAAAGACTCAAATTGCTGTTGGTCAGCAACTTTCGCAAAAATTTGATGGCAGCGAAATTGGAACGAATTCCTGCGCTATGCTTACTACTCATCAACTTTACGATCATTGGCTTCGGTTCCTATCTGGCACTCACCGGGCGAATCTCTGTCGGTTCGCTTGTTGCCTTTTTCACCATGTATACGTCGATGGGGAATGCAGTGTTTAATCTGACCTTTACGCTACCGCTCATTACAGATGCACAAGTCAGTATGGAGCGAATCCAGAAGGTACTGAATGAACCGAGTGAAAAAGTCGACCATACTACAGCGGAACAGCCCGATTTGCGTTTGACTGAGGTGTCCATAAAAAATGTTGCGTTTGGTTATCAGGAAAATCAGTTGTCTATCAATCAGGTCAGCATGCAGATTCCGGCTCGGACAAAAGTTGCGATTGTTGGCTCCAGCGGTTCTGGAAAAAGCACGATCGTTCAGTTGTTATTAGGCTTTTATCAACCTAGTTCTGGTCAGATCGAGATAAACGGCACAAAACTCGATGAATGTAATCGGGGAGCCTTCCGCAACCACGTAGGGGTTGTCTTTCAGGATAACTTTCTTTTTCACGGAACAATAGCGGAAAACATCCGGCTCGGCAAACTCGATGCGACCTACGAGGAGCTGAGGATGGCTGCACAGCAAGCGGAGATCCATGACTTTATCATGAGTCTACCAGATAAATACGAAACACTTGTTTTGGATGGGGGAAGCAACCTCTCTGGGGGACAAAGGCAGCGCCTTGCCATTGCTCGAGCGATTCTACGCAATCCTTCATTACTCATTCTGGATGAAGCAACTTCTGCTCTCGATCCCATTTCAGAGGCTTCTATTAACAAGACTTTTGCAAAGCTTTCCAATGATCGGACTGTCATTACGGTGACACATCGCTTGTCGACCATAACGGACATGGATCAAATATTTGTGTTGGAGCAAGGGGAACTAGTGGAGCACGGAACCCATTTTCAACTGTTGCAAAAGCGGGGCTATTACAGAAGGTTATGGGACAAGCAAAGTGCTTTGAGTAGACCAGAGGGTGGTATGGATGTTCCAGGCGTCGACGTGCCTGATATGCTGCATCTCTTTCAATCCGAGACGTTTACTGCTGGACAAACGATCATTCGGGAAGGAGAAGCAGCAGAGAAGTTTCACCTCCTCGCACGCGGAAAGGTAGAAGTATCTCAAACATCTGCTGAATCTGACGAGCAGATTCGACTTGCGATCTTGGAGGACGGCGATCACTTTGGAGAAACAGACCAAACGGGTGCTTTACAGACGACAACCGTGACAGCTCTCACCTCTTGTGTTGTTTTGACCTTACCTTTGAAGGTATTCCAGTACATCAGGTCCCAACACTCGGCGATTGGCAAGAACGTCCAACAGCCAATACGTTAA
- a CDS encoding GNAT family N-acetyltransferase, producing the protein MRNRLEFSRMFSLSDTLAHILTFLPDSHLILIEGEGGKLVGWGHYQYVTAERQPDPEGEFCYIHSVIVEEKYRRSRVFLKGFRHLIRQVQEENEHVKQVTFRADANHVYLNRLYSKFAQVAGEQEGYYGQENIYMAEINQLASYLGMAGIDDK; encoded by the coding sequence ATGCGCAATCGATTGGAATTTAGCCGTATGTTTTCCCTTAGTGACACGCTTGCTCATATTTTGACGTTTCTCCCGGATTCTCATTTGATCCTGATAGAAGGCGAGGGAGGTAAATTGGTCGGTTGGGGCCATTATCAATACGTGACAGCAGAAAGGCAACCAGACCCAGAGGGCGAATTTTGCTATATCCATTCAGTCATCGTTGAAGAAAAGTATCGAAGGAGCAGGGTATTTCTAAAAGGCTTTCGCCATCTTATCAGACAGGTCCAAGAAGAGAATGAACATGTGAAACAAGTAACCTTTCGTGCAGATGCTAATCATGTTTATCTGAACCGGCTCTATTCGAAATTTGCACAGGTTGCAGGGGAGCAGGAGGGCTATTACGGACAAGAAAACATCTACATGGCTGAAATCAATCAACTCGCTTCCTATCTGGGAATGGCCGGAATTGACGATAAATAA
- a CDS encoding ABC transporter permease subunit, with protein sequence MTYVKQLIGMFFLVIVVCGGPFMLYTQKEEIVFEPGNIVVHTVHLIQQIAEGSLGTYYSGQTERSIAEDILPFASSSFELLFASVSVAVLASIIFGLLLQRFRFVRQFQKVLNLLATIPDFILIVVSIVGAVGFYKMTNIRIITLSPVSDSESTWFPITLLSIGPTIFLMKVVSLKYAQIGGEDYIKTALAKGMGIWHVLIHHVYKNIKPFLIADLKKTIAISVANLFIVEYLLNVVGLTRFIFSKDGGYEFNAAVMGLLGIILLSILVYVLIRLILYVIERAVVYK encoded by the coding sequence TTGACCTATGTAAAACAATTAATCGGGATGTTTTTCCTAGTTATCGTCGTTTGCGGTGGGCCGTTCATGCTATATACGCAAAAGGAAGAAATCGTGTTCGAGCCGGGAAATATCGTAGTCCATACGGTACATCTGATTCAGCAGATTGCAGAAGGCTCCCTCGGAACCTATTATTCGGGGCAAACGGAAAGAAGCATCGCAGAGGATATCCTTCCATTTGCAAGTAGCTCCTTTGAATTGCTGTTCGCAAGTGTTAGTGTCGCAGTCCTTGCTAGTATTATTTTTGGATTGCTATTGCAGCGCTTTCGGTTTGTGCGTCAATTTCAAAAGGTTTTGAATTTGCTTGCCACGATTCCTGATTTTATCCTGATTGTTGTGTCGATTGTGGGTGCGGTCGGATTTTACAAGATGACGAACATTCGTATTATCACCCTGTCACCTGTAAGTGACTCTGAGAGTACCTGGTTTCCGATCACGCTACTGTCAATTGGACCCACAATTTTTCTCATGAAGGTAGTCAGCCTGAAGTATGCACAAATCGGCGGCGAAGACTACATTAAAACAGCACTTGCCAAGGGGATGGGGATTTGGCATGTTCTCATCCACCACGTCTATAAAAACATCAAGCCGTTTCTTATTGCTGATTTAAAGAAGACGATTGCGATTTCGGTAGCTAACTTGTTTATTGTTGAGTACTTATTAAACGTCGTAGGATTGACCCGGTTTATTTTCAGCAAAGATGGCGGATACGAATTCAATGCTGCTGTCATGGGACTTTTAGGTATTATTTTGCTATCCATTTTGGTCTATGTATTGATTCGTCTCATTCTGTATGTGATTGAACGCGCGGTTGTGTATAAATAA
- a CDS encoding ABC transporter permease codes for MRKRFNWALWLGSILVVILMIIGVAGPYLAPYDIDYQVKVRSEMVNGKQVIISPPLAPSSEHLLGTDKWGYDLLTKLLHGAPYTIFITILIALLRLLIGAWIGLYIGILDKQQRWWIAIENAWGYMPIFIPVYFILQGISINSELSTFTLVLFFIVVVAVLGTPSVAASIRQKTEQIKESQYVLAATSLGAGRDQIVFRHILPHLKEHMVIVLVTEMIATMTLMGLLGMFGLFVGGTTMYYDPVEFHSTTHEWAGLLGTYRSFVYTNYTWIFLIPLAAYMLAIGSFSLLAKGLRDKFEQTYSRTPFI; via the coding sequence ATGAGGAAACGGTTCAATTGGGCTTTATGGCTAGGCAGTATCTTGGTAGTAATTCTAATGATTATCGGTGTAGCCGGACCTTATTTGGCCCCCTATGACATCGATTACCAGGTGAAAGTGCGCAGTGAGATGGTGAACGGGAAGCAAGTGATCATTTCCCCTCCTTTGGCACCTTCAAGCGAGCATCTGTTGGGTACGGATAAATGGGGCTATGATTTGCTTACAAAACTGCTCCATGGGGCACCGTACACCATTTTCATTACGATCCTGATTGCGTTATTGCGATTATTGATCGGAGCATGGATCGGTCTGTATATTGGAATATTGGACAAGCAGCAGCGCTGGTGGATCGCGATTGAGAATGCCTGGGGTTACATGCCGATTTTTATTCCTGTCTATTTTATTTTGCAAGGTATCAGTATCAATTCAGAATTGTCAACGTTTACGCTTGTCTTGTTTTTTATAGTGGTTGTGGCAGTGCTTGGGACGCCTTCAGTGGCTGCGTCCATCCGTCAAAAAACGGAGCAAATCAAGGAATCTCAGTACGTTTTAGCTGCGACTTCGCTGGGGGCTGGGCGGGATCAGATCGTCTTTCGTCACATTCTGCCGCATTTGAAGGAGCATATGGTCATTGTCCTGGTGACAGAGATGATTGCCACGATGACGTTGATGGGGCTTCTTGGGATGTTTGGTCTGTTTGTAGGCGGAACGACTATGTACTATGACCCTGTTGAGTTTCACTCGACCACACATGAATGGGCAGGACTGCTCGGGACTTACCGAAGCTTTGTCTACACGAATTACACGTGGATTTTCCTGATCCCACTTGCTGCTTATATGCTTGCAATCGGTTCCTTTAGTCTACTGGCCAAAGGATTGCGTGATAAATTCGAACAGACGTATAGTCGTACCCCATTTATTTAA
- a CDS encoding ABC transporter permease gives MKKRFHFSLWLGSIFVFLLIVIAVAGPYVAPYELEYQAKMRQEVVNGKQVMVAPPLPPSAEHLLGTDKWGYDLLTLLLHGAPYTVFITLAIAFIRVLFGTWIGLYIGIQDKEQRWWMAIENAWSYMPVFIPVYFLLRGINVNSELPTFTLVLLFIGLVSVLGTPSVASSVRQKAEQIKESQYVLAAVALGAGRNQIVFRHILPHLKEQLIIILVTEMIAVMTLMGLLGIFDMFVGGTNMTFDPVLYHSVTHEWAGLLGSYRGFIYSNYTWIFLVPLGAFMIAIGSFSLLAKGLRDKFEQTYSRTPFI, from the coding sequence ATGAAAAAGCGATTCCATTTTTCTTTATGGCTAGGCAGTATTTTCGTGTTCCTTCTGATCGTGATCGCTGTTGCGGGGCCTTACGTGGCTCCCTATGAGCTGGAATATCAAGCGAAGATGCGTCAAGAGGTTGTGAACGGTAAACAAGTCATGGTCGCTCCGCCCTTACCACCGTCAGCAGAACATTTACTCGGCACGGACAAATGGGGGTATGACTTACTGACCCTCTTGCTCCATGGAGCGCCATACACTGTTTTTATTACCCTTGCGATCGCATTTATTCGCGTGTTATTTGGTACATGGATTGGACTCTATATCGGTATTCAAGATAAAGAGCAGCGTTGGTGGATGGCGATCGAAAATGCATGGAGCTATATGCCTGTGTTTATCCCTGTGTATTTTCTTTTGCGAGGAATCAATGTGAATTCGGAGCTGCCAACATTCACGCTCGTACTCCTTTTCATTGGGCTTGTCTCTGTGCTTGGAACACCTTCTGTAGCCTCTTCTGTGCGTCAAAAGGCCGAGCAAATTAAGGAATCACAATATGTTTTGGCTGCCGTTGCACTAGGAGCTGGCCGGAATCAAATTGTCTTTCGCCACATCTTGCCGCATTTGAAGGAACAGCTTATTATCATCTTGGTGACAGAAATGATCGCTGTCATGACCTTGATGGGGCTTCTCGGTATATTTGACATGTTTGTAGGTGGTACGAACATGACCTTTGACCCGGTTTTGTATCATTCCGTTACACACGAATGGGCAGGGCTGCTCGGGTCTTATCGAGGCTTTATTTACAGTAACTATACGTGGATTTTCCTCGTTCCACTGGGGGCATTCATGATCGCCATTGGATCGTTTAGCTTGTTGGCCAAAGGATTGCGTGACAAGTTCGAGCAAACGTATAGTCGTACCCCGTTTATTTAA
- a CDS encoding helix-turn-helix domain-containing protein encodes MKGSDQTKPLLTNREREVFELLVQDKTTKEIAGQLFISEKTVRNHISNVMQKLGVKGRSQAVVELVRLGELEI; translated from the coding sequence TTGAAGGGTAGCGACCAAACCAAGCCGTTGTTAACGAATCGCGAAAGAGAAGTGTTTGAACTCTTGGTCCAAGATAAGACAACCAAAGAGATTGCCGGACAACTCTTCATCAGCGAAAAGACTGTGCGCAATCACATTAGTAATGTCATGCAAAAATTAGGTGTCAAAGGTCGATCTCAGGCAGTAGTCGAACTCGTTCGACTTGGTGAACTAGAGATTTGA
- a CDS encoding Arm DNA-binding domain-containing protein produces the protein MCLNALFLCTRKRITKRGFRTKKEAEKAMVEAQAALQKVSMSNGVISWFRI, from the coding sequence TTGTGTCTAAATGCTCTTTTCTTATGTACACGTAAGCGGATAACCAAGCGAGGATTTCGGACAAAGAAAGAAGCAGAGAAGGCGATGGTCGAAGCCCAAGCAGCTTTGCAAAAAGTGAGTATGTCGAACGGAGTAATAAGCTGGTTCAGGATCTAA
- a CDS encoding helix-turn-helix domain-containing protein, with amino-acid sequence MLHSRLKGSDQTKPLLTNREREVFELLVQDKTTKEIAGQLFISEKTVRNHISNVIQKLGVKGRSQAVVELVRLGELEI; translated from the coding sequence ATGCTTCATTCACGATTGAAGGGTAGCGACCAAACCAAGCCGTTGTTAACGAATCGCGAAAGAGAAGTGTTTGAACTCTTGGTCCAAGATAAGACAACCAAAGAGATTGCCGGACAACTCTTCATCAGCGAAAAGACTGTGCGCAATCACATTAGTAATGTCATACAAAAATTAGGTGTCAAAGGTCGATCTCAGGCAGTAGTCGAACTCGTTCGACTTGGTGAACTAGAGATTTGA
- a CDS encoding glycosyl hydrolase family 18 protein, whose translation MKIERDTMKFKKCVRNVLMVGALLVTSVLPMAAQAAQAEENQAEASAVSNYKIIGYYPSWGAYGRNYNVTDIDPNKVTHINYAFADICWNGRHGNPDPTGPNPQTWACQDEVGNINAPNGTVVLGDPWIDVQKSFPGDTWDQPIRGNLNQLAKLKQKNPQLKTLISIGGWTWSNRFSDVAADPAAREVFAQSSVDFIRKYQMDGVDLDWEYPVEGGLPGNSKRPADKQNYTLLLQAVRDKLDAAEVTDGKQYYLTIASGASPGYAANTELGNIARVVDWINIMTYDFYGAFQKQTGHNAPLAYDPAAGAAGLPNAQTYNVQTAVEGHLRDGVPASKLVLGLPFYGRGWSGCGTANNGEYQNCTGPSTGTWEPGMLDFTDIQNNYLNKNGFTRHWNDAAKVPYLFNPASKTYISYDDVTSIGHKTSYITSKGLAGAMFWEFSGDRNKVLLDKVNGDLLGGTAPVDNVPPTAPANLQATAKTATSVSLSWGAATDNVGVTGYEVYNGTQLAKTVTGTNTTISGLTAGTAYQFTVKAKDAAGNSSVASNEVTVTTDTIQPDNQPPSTPTNLVVTGKTGTSISLSWAASTDNIAVTNYEVYNGTALAADVTTTNATVTGLTPNTSYTFSVVAKDAAGNSSQKSIEVVGVTDAANPGAPAWAPNVSYVPGDLVSYQGKVYKCLQPHTSLVGWEPTNVAALWQVQQQAAVDGVEGYVDEQISEETEGNVDTQ comes from the coding sequence ATGAAGATCGAGAGGGATACTATGAAATTCAAGAAATGTGTTAGGAATGTACTAATGGTAGGTGCTTTGCTTGTCACCTCCGTATTGCCCATGGCGGCACAGGCGGCGCAAGCAGAGGAAAATCAAGCGGAGGCTTCAGCGGTATCCAATTACAAAATTATTGGCTACTATCCCTCATGGGGAGCTTATGGACGAAACTACAATGTAACGGATATCGATCCCAATAAAGTAACACATATTAACTACGCATTTGCGGATATTTGCTGGAATGGCAGACACGGCAACCCAGATCCAACGGGACCCAATCCACAAACATGGGCTTGCCAGGATGAGGTAGGCAATATTAATGCCCCAAATGGTACGGTTGTTCTCGGCGATCCATGGATTGATGTGCAAAAATCTTTTCCAGGAGATACGTGGGATCAGCCGATCCGCGGAAATTTGAATCAATTAGCAAAATTAAAGCAAAAAAATCCTCAATTAAAGACTTTAATATCGATCGGGGGCTGGACATGGTCCAATCGCTTCTCTGATGTAGCGGCAGATCCGGCTGCACGGGAAGTATTTGCCCAGTCCTCGGTAGATTTTATTCGGAAATATCAGATGGATGGGGTCGATCTCGATTGGGAGTACCCAGTTGAAGGAGGCTTGCCTGGAAACAGCAAACGTCCAGCAGATAAGCAAAATTATACGTTGTTGCTACAGGCTGTCAGAGACAAACTCGATGCGGCTGAGGTAACGGATGGCAAACAGTACTATTTGACGATTGCCTCTGGTGCCAGCCCTGGTTATGCAGCCAATACAGAGCTTGGAAATATTGCCCGGGTTGTGGATTGGATCAATATTATGACCTACGACTTCTATGGAGCCTTCCAAAAGCAGACTGGACATAACGCGCCGTTGGCCTATGATCCGGCAGCAGGAGCAGCAGGTTTGCCAAATGCTCAAACCTATAATGTCCAAACAGCTGTAGAGGGTCATCTTCGTGACGGTGTTCCTGCCAGCAAGCTGGTTCTCGGACTTCCGTTTTACGGAAGGGGCTGGTCGGGTTGCGGAACGGCTAACAATGGAGAATATCAAAATTGCACAGGGCCTTCAACAGGAACGTGGGAACCTGGCATGCTTGACTTCACGGATATCCAAAATAATTATTTGAACAAAAATGGCTTTACACGCCACTGGAATGACGCGGCAAAAGTGCCTTACCTCTTCAACCCGGCTTCGAAAACATATATTAGCTATGACGATGTGACGTCGATCGGACACAAAACTTCTTATATTACATCCAAAGGATTGGCAGGCGCAATGTTCTGGGAATTTAGTGGAGACCGTAACAAGGTTCTGCTAGACAAAGTAAATGGAGATCTTCTGGGCGGGACAGCTCCCGTCGACAACGTACCGCCGACAGCACCAGCTAATCTCCAAGCGACTGCAAAAACAGCTACAAGTGTTAGTCTGAGCTGGGGAGCTGCAACCGACAATGTAGGGGTTACTGGCTATGAGGTATACAATGGCACTCAGCTTGCGAAAACGGTAACCGGTACCAATACGACGATTAGCGGGCTTACAGCAGGAACTGCGTACCAATTCACTGTGAAGGCGAAGGATGCAGCAGGTAATTCCTCAGTAGCAAGCAATGAAGTAACGGTTACGACGGATACGATTCAGCCAGACAATCAACCTCCAAGCACACCTACTAATCTAGTCGTAACAGGGAAAACAGGTACGAGTATCAGTCTGAGCTGGGCTGCTTCTACAGACAATATCGCGGTGACGAATTACGAGGTTTACAACGGGACAGCATTAGCAGCGGATGTAACGACTACGAATGCAACAGTTACAGGACTCACGCCTAACACGTCTTATACCTTCTCTGTGGTAGCGAAGGATGCAGCAGGTAATTCTTCACAGAAAAGCATCGAGGTCGTAGGCGTGACAGATGCTGCAAATCCGGGAGCTCCAGCATGGGCGCCAAATGTTAGCTACGTGCCTGGTGACCTGGTCAGCTATCAAGGCAAGGTATACAAATGTCTGCAACCACACACTTCCCTCGTAGGATGGGAGCCAACAAATGTAGCGGCTCTCTGGCAAGTTCAACAGCAAGCGGCAGTTGACGGAGTCGAGGGTTATGTAGATGAGCAGATTTCGGAAGAAACAGAAGGAAATGTAGATACTCAATAA
- a CDS encoding YcdB/YcdC domain-containing protein: protein MMKKVTHAVFLLMAATIAMSSSSGALASENTLEKIKVEQMTPEINKLVEKGVKKAASLIPYLKDYPVTEVVLKDTPYLLVNNYKSRENNAEFVALVLDKNTGELLEFGKYELNNQTSQTLYPIDKSKEVAISFMKKWYGEDMAGYQLDGDGVAKVFDGQTNTIQFVRVINGVPFPDDMIQVQVDHEGQITGKSLGMNSEKISFAKLDQILSKEKAVKQLATYMQLRYSLDQNGKTYKLLYVPAFSGMLDAVSGKDSVNKPYHSKVNVIPKGTSKPVAKSREEAQVYLTQRTGYDFAKGNVFFEDLTGEKPVIIKYFWKTNKWEGRTNYSWRTDDGWIGSMLIEPKTGSIVNYHVIDTSVSKTATKKLTQEQALQLAINELAEIAPAGTGELLLLQPGEYDESTDQYAFYFVRQEQGIPVEDWLTHISINGSNGKVMGIDLNEKVEGVMTDPKKAISQEEAAAALLKKYPLQLQYILQEEGKASLVYTLPMLFDAKIDALTGEFYTYGSTKKE from the coding sequence ATGATGAAAAAAGTGACGCACGCTGTGTTCCTCCTGATGGCTGCAACTATTGCGATGTCATCTTCGAGTGGTGCACTGGCAAGCGAGAACACACTGGAAAAAATTAAAGTAGAGCAAATGACACCCGAAATAAACAAGCTGGTAGAGAAAGGGGTGAAGAAAGCAGCTAGTCTCATCCCTTATTTGAAAGATTACCCTGTTACGGAAGTGGTATTGAAAGACACTCCTTATCTGCTCGTGAACAACTATAAGTCTAGAGAAAACAATGCTGAATTCGTTGCCTTAGTGCTCGACAAAAATACGGGTGAACTACTTGAGTTTGGCAAATACGAACTGAATAACCAAACGAGCCAAACGCTTTACCCGATCGACAAATCGAAAGAAGTAGCCATTTCCTTTATGAAAAAGTGGTACGGAGAAGACATGGCAGGATACCAACTCGATGGGGACGGGGTTGCGAAGGTTTTCGATGGCCAGACAAATACAATTCAATTTGTACGTGTGATCAACGGAGTTCCTTTTCCAGACGACATGATTCAGGTACAAGTTGATCATGAAGGACAAATCACAGGAAAATCCCTCGGCATGAATAGTGAAAAAATCTCCTTCGCGAAATTGGATCAGATCTTATCCAAAGAAAAAGCCGTGAAACAGTTGGCCACCTATATGCAATTACGGTATTCCCTCGATCAAAACGGAAAAACATACAAGCTCCTCTACGTCCCAGCTTTTTCCGGTATGTTGGATGCCGTGTCCGGCAAAGACAGCGTGAATAAGCCATATCATAGCAAGGTGAATGTAATACCAAAGGGTACGAGCAAGCCCGTAGCAAAATCCCGTGAAGAAGCACAAGTGTATCTGACTCAGCGTACGGGTTATGATTTTGCAAAAGGGAATGTCTTTTTTGAAGATTTGACTGGTGAAAAACCCGTGATTATCAAATATTTCTGGAAAACAAACAAATGGGAGGGGCGTACTAATTATTCGTGGAGAACAGACGACGGATGGATTGGGAGCATGCTAATCGAACCGAAGACAGGTTCAATTGTGAACTATCATGTCATCGATACTAGTGTGTCAAAGACCGCTACTAAAAAATTGACACAAGAGCAGGCTTTGCAATTGGCCATAAATGAATTAGCAGAGATCGCTCCTGCTGGTACGGGCGAGCTGCTGCTACTTCAGCCCGGAGAATATGATGAAAGTACAGACCAATACGCCTTTTATTTTGTGAGGCAAGAACAAGGGATTCCTGTTGAGGATTGGCTGACGCATATCTCGATCAACGGCAGCAACGGGAAAGTCATGGGGATCGATCTCAATGAAAAAGTCGAAGGAGTAATGACTGATCCGAAGAAGGCAATCTCCCAAGAAGAAGCTGCAGCCGCTTTGCTCAAGAAATATCCATTGCAGTTACAGTATATCTTGCAAGAGGAAGGCAAAGCTTCTCTCGTTTATACCTTGCCTATGTTATTCGATGCAAAAATAGATGCGTTGACGGGTGAGTTTTATACCTACGGGTCCACAAAAAAAGAATAA